The Henckelia pumila isolate YLH828 chromosome 2, ASM3356847v2, whole genome shotgun sequence genome includes a window with the following:
- the LOC140879038 gene encoding uncharacterized protein: protein MEIPYSGTAQRPPTLDGSNYAIWKVKMRVYIKSIDEKVWQRVLQDWSPPRRTDGEGDFLLKPETDWNAEETAISNMNNKALNAIFTSLDFNMFALVANCVCAKWAWEKLQMHCEGSESGVNESDLGDESIALLTKQFGNYLKRMRDSKKPGQKSKESITPTGGRPLRIGGSNQNITSSKNPLQTQKEGFGHYASECPTRLRRGMSASLSDDEDEEGVSTLGHNTEQKLFCLNISVPKNLNDQDVCDNELSLKDSQKMYEELFTDWVMRNKSNSALSKENSELKAAVARLEVILSKKDMELYRLKEELGRDTATFAKFNSSKAKLDSMLMIGQNDRTGLGFENSKFEVGESSKTVFIKENSHPASSSISLSKENSLPPKTLLFRGNERGMLHPVLPTLHQNTAKKKNTEKNIWVPKTKSNCNVVYTSMKTNVAGSWYFVSGCSRHMTGSKEYLVDYVKQDKGKVTYGGGAQGKIVGKGTLNVEGLPRLHNVLHVEGLTANLISISQLCDDDLYVKFNKTLCEVFDKNNLCVLTGSRSSDNCYQLGEDIA, encoded by the exons ATGGAAATACCATATTCCGGGACTGCTCAAAGACCACCAACCTTGGATGGATCCAATTATGCTATATGGAAAGTCAAGATGCGAGTATATATCAAATCCATTGACGAAAAAGTCTGGCAACGTGTGTTACAAGACTGGAGTCCACCCAGAAGAACTGATGGAGAAGGAGATTTTCTCCTCAAACCAGAAACAGATTGGAATGCTGAAGAAACAGCCATTTCAAACATGAATAACAAAGCCCTTAATGCAATATTTACTTCTCTTGATTTTAACATGTTTGCACTGGTGGCTAACTGTGTTTGTGCTAAATGGGCTTGGGAAAAACTTCAAATGCACTGTGAAGGATCTGAAAGT GGAGTAAATGAGTCTGACTTGGGAGATGAATCAATTGCCCTACTTACCAAACAATTTGGTAACTACTTGAAGAGAATGAGAGACTCAAAGAAACCTGGACAGAAGTCTAAAGAGTCCATCACTCCTACTGGTGGAAGACCCTTGAGAATTGGTGGATCAAATCAGAATATAACCTCATCCAAGAATCCACTTCAAACACAAAAGGAAG GTTTTGGTCACTATGCAAGTGAGTGTCCAACAAGACTTCGAAGAGGGATGAGTGCTTCCttaagtgatgatgaagatgaagagG GTGTCTCAACACTTGGCCACAACACTGAACAAAAGCTGTTCTGCTTGAATATATCTGTACCTAAAAATTTGAATGATCAAGATGTTTGTGATAATGAGCTGTCACTTAAAGATTCCCAGAAGATGTATGAAGAGTTGTTTACTGATTGGGTAATGAGGAACAAATCAAACTCGGCTCTATCAAAAGAAAACAGTGAACTGAAGGCAGCAGTGGCTAGACTTGAAGTCATTCTGAGCAAAAAAGATATGGAGCTCTATAGACTAAAAGAGGAACTTGGAAGAGATACAGCTACATTTGCCAAGTTCAACTCAAGTAAAGCCAAGCTGGATTCAATGCTAATGATAGGACAAAATGATAGAACTGGACTAGGGTTTGAGAATAGCAAGTTCGAAGTTGGTGAGTCATCTAAAACTGTGTTTATTAAGGAAAATAGTCACCCTGCTAGTAGCTCAATCAgtctttcaaaagaaaattcaCTCCCACCGAAAACACTACTGTTCAGAGG GAATGAAAGGGGAATGCTGCAtccagtgttgccaacactgcacCAGAACACTGCCAAGAAGAAAAATACTGAGAAAAACATTTGGGTACCAAAAACTAAATCCAATTGCaatgttgtttatacttccATGAAAACTAATGTTGCAGGTAGTTGGTACTTTGTCAGTGGTTGCTCACGCCACATGACAGGATCGAAAGAATACCTTGTTGATTATGTTAAACAGGACAAAGGAAAGGTGACATATGGAGGAGGAGCCCAAGGAAAAATTGTTGGAAAAGGCACCTTGAATGTGGAAGGACTGCCCAGACTTCACAATGTCCTACATGTTGAAGGACTGACTGCTAATCTAATTAGCATcagtcaactttgtgatgatgatctttaTGTCAAATTCAATAAAACCCTTTGTGAAGTGTTTGATAAGAATAATTTGTGTGTTTTGACAGGTTCCAGATCATCTGACAATTGctatcaacttggagaggaTATTGCATGA